One genomic window of Leopardus geoffroyi isolate Oge1 chromosome C3, O.geoffroyi_Oge1_pat1.0, whole genome shotgun sequence includes the following:
- the LOC123586325 gene encoding low affinity immunoglobulin gamma Fc region receptor III-B-like isoform X1, protein MWRLLSPTALLLLVSAGTRAADLSKAMVVLEPEWNRVLVLDSVILRCQGAYPPGDNSAQWWHNESVIPHRDPSYSIEAARSEDSGEYKCQTGLSEASDPVQLEVHTGWLLLQAPRWVFQEGDTIQLRCHSWKNKTVQKVQYFQDGRGKMFFHKNSDFYIPKATSKHSGSYFCRGLIGNKNESSEAVNITVQGPPVPSTSAFLPHWYQIAFFLVTALLFVVDTGLHVAVRRDLQGSVKKWKDGKVTWSHGP, encoded by the exons ATGTGGCGGCTGCTGTCCCCGACAGCCCTGCTCCTTCTGG TTTCTGCTGGCACGCGAGCTG CAGACCTCTCGAAGGCCATGGTGGTCCTAGAACCTGAATGGAACAGGGTACTCGTTTTGGACAGTGTGATTCTGAGGTGCCAGGGGGCCTACCCCCCTGGGGACAATTCCGCACAGTGGTGGCACAATGAGAGCGTCATCCCCCATCGGGACCCCAGCTACTCCATCGAAGCTGCCAGAAGTGAAGACAGTGGCGAGTATAAGTGCCAGACGGGCCTCTCCGAAGCCAGTGACCCGGTGCAGCTTGAAGTGCACACTg GCTGGCTGCTGCTTCAGGCCCCCCGCTGGGTGTTCCAGGAGGGAGACACCATCCAGCTGAGGTGCCACAGCTGGAAGAACAAGACGGTACAGAAGGTTCAATATTTCCAGGACGGAAGGGGCAAGATGTTTTTTCATAAGAATTCCGACTTCTACATTCCGAAAGCAACGAGCAAACACAGTGGCTCCTACTTCTGCAGGGGGCTTATCGGGAATAAAAATGAGTCATCAGAGGCTGTGAACATCACAGTTCAAG GTCCACCAGTTCCCTCCACCTCAGCGTTCCTTCCACATTGGTACCAAATCGCTTTCTTCCTGGTGACAGCGCTCCTATTTGTAGTGGACACAGGGCTGCATGTGGCTGTGCGGAGAGACCTTCAGGGCTCCGTGAAGAAGTGGAAGGACGGCAAAGTCACGTGGAGCCACGGCCCGTAG
- the LOC123586325 gene encoding low affinity immunoglobulin gamma Fc region receptor III-A-like isoform X3: protein MVVLEPEWNRVLVLDSVILRCQGAYPPGDNSAQWWHNESVIPHRDPSYSIEAARSEDSGEYKCQTGLSEASDPVQLEVHTGWLLLQAPRWVFQEGDTIQLRCHSWKNKTVQKVQYFQDGRGKMFFHKNSDFYIPKATSKHSGSYFCRGLIGNKNESSEAVNITVQGPPVPSTSAFLPHWYQIAFFLVTALLFVVDTGLHVAVRRDLQGSVKKWKDGKVTWSHGP, encoded by the exons ATGGTGGTCCTAGAACCTGAATGGAACAGGGTACTCGTTTTGGACAGTGTGATTCTGAGGTGCCAGGGGGCCTACCCCCCTGGGGACAATTCCGCACAGTGGTGGCACAATGAGAGCGTCATCCCCCATCGGGACCCCAGCTACTCCATCGAAGCTGCCAGAAGTGAAGACAGTGGCGAGTATAAGTGCCAGACGGGCCTCTCCGAAGCCAGTGACCCGGTGCAGCTTGAAGTGCACACTg GCTGGCTGCTGCTTCAGGCCCCCCGCTGGGTGTTCCAGGAGGGAGACACCATCCAGCTGAGGTGCCACAGCTGGAAGAACAAGACGGTACAGAAGGTTCAATATTTCCAGGACGGAAGGGGCAAGATGTTTTTTCATAAGAATTCCGACTTCTACATTCCGAAAGCAACGAGCAAACACAGTGGCTCCTACTTCTGCAGGGGGCTTATCGGGAATAAAAATGAGTCATCAGAGGCTGTGAACATCACAGTTCAAG GTCCACCAGTTCCCTCCACCTCAGCGTTCCTTCCACATTGGTACCAAATCGCTTTCTTCCTGGTGACAGCGCTCCTATTTGTAGTGGACACAGGGCTGCATGTGGCTGTGCGGAGAGACCTTCAGGGCTCCGTGAAGAAGTGGAAGGACGGCAAAGTCACGTGGAGCCACGGCCCGTAG
- the LOC123586325 gene encoding low affinity immunoglobulin gamma Fc region receptor III-B-like isoform X2: protein MWRLLSPTALLLLVSAGTRADLSKAMVVLEPEWNRVLVLDSVILRCQGAYPPGDNSAQWWHNESVIPHRDPSYSIEAARSEDSGEYKCQTGLSEASDPVQLEVHTGWLLLQAPRWVFQEGDTIQLRCHSWKNKTVQKVQYFQDGRGKMFFHKNSDFYIPKATSKHSGSYFCRGLIGNKNESSEAVNITVQGPPVPSTSAFLPHWYQIAFFLVTALLFVVDTGLHVAVRRDLQGSVKKWKDGKVTWSHGP, encoded by the exons ATGTGGCGGCTGCTGTCCCCGACAGCCCTGCTCCTTCTGG TTTCTGCTGGCACGCGAGCTG ACCTCTCGAAGGCCATGGTGGTCCTAGAACCTGAATGGAACAGGGTACTCGTTTTGGACAGTGTGATTCTGAGGTGCCAGGGGGCCTACCCCCCTGGGGACAATTCCGCACAGTGGTGGCACAATGAGAGCGTCATCCCCCATCGGGACCCCAGCTACTCCATCGAAGCTGCCAGAAGTGAAGACAGTGGCGAGTATAAGTGCCAGACGGGCCTCTCCGAAGCCAGTGACCCGGTGCAGCTTGAAGTGCACACTg GCTGGCTGCTGCTTCAGGCCCCCCGCTGGGTGTTCCAGGAGGGAGACACCATCCAGCTGAGGTGCCACAGCTGGAAGAACAAGACGGTACAGAAGGTTCAATATTTCCAGGACGGAAGGGGCAAGATGTTTTTTCATAAGAATTCCGACTTCTACATTCCGAAAGCAACGAGCAAACACAGTGGCTCCTACTTCTGCAGGGGGCTTATCGGGAATAAAAATGAGTCATCAGAGGCTGTGAACATCACAGTTCAAG GTCCACCAGTTCCCTCCACCTCAGCGTTCCTTCCACATTGGTACCAAATCGCTTTCTTCCTGGTGACAGCGCTCCTATTTGTAGTGGACACAGGGCTGCATGTGGCTGTGCGGAGAGACCTTCAGGGCTCCGTGAAGAAGTGGAAGGACGGCAAAGTCACGTGGAGCCACGGCCCGTAG